A window from Culex pipiens pallens isolate TS chromosome 3, TS_CPP_V2, whole genome shotgun sequence encodes these proteins:
- the LOC120430186 gene encoding fibrillin-2 isoform X1 has translation MHILTQVVLVCLVHPLVTGLKCWMNVKTPYVNSRDQYVSRQSTCSYKCWSGWYNTQVNSDYYTKSCELAYLTESRLVCCEGYFDYGGDCYPVCKSGCPNGRCTGPDQCTCNEGYVKVRNECKPKCSSCVNGRCVAPNECVCDEGFRKDSNAACVPSCKDACIGGLCDRNGNCACSKEQFLNPKLLEFGVRNGTVCTGRCDKPCQNGYCVGRNRCQCLNGYQPSKVDSFACTPVCDPSYVDCTGGVCVAPNICICKTGYKMISGKCVPVCDPECINGNCVSPGQCYCFEGFVKTQEFGNECVPVCDPPCQNGRCVGSNVCECYEGYHVSPGGNNICQPECSNCQDGICVAPDVCVCKEGYEKNSSGSCVPSCNDVCIGGHCNAEHECVCPENHYFNPYLLEFGIRNGTVCTGKCDHPCVNGICVGINKCVCFHGYQISKQDPFTCTPVCDPDDVDCANGVCKQGFRLDQNKCVPICDPECVNGICESPGQCACLRGYHKIRESDVECIPTCEPPCSNGKCVSPNTCECFHGFADSPEVANQCDAVCDPSYANCDNGTCLAPNYCKCNDGYMFQNGRCVPNCDPACINGECSNPNECACLDGFVKNSEDVCIPSCTPRCENGDCVAPNTCKCHRGFEMISERCSPTCDPMYIESQNGRCIAPNVLLCDEGFALEYDSGSIRCAPSCNPSCTNARCLSDGSCQCFEGFIKSSAASNVCEPACVPPCVNSSCVRPNQCECWEGHQRVDDNACRPICDPAVMDCTFGSCIDVNVCLCSSGYAPASSGNNTRHCSPTCSQPCNNGVCTAPNVCKCLAGYNRTEFDEGCTPVCEESCENAICSAPDVCSCLDGFVPLNSTVCTAFCDPTIVDCSFGDCVRPNECRCSDGYELVDNGTIAGCDPVCEDLPENADCLEPGKFICWEGYLEMNNSCEPICEQPCGNGTCIKPNDCQCWDAYQRDELGASCVSFCEIQCDAASGTCEDNLCLCYEGYENLENVYRCDAVCTNCSNGVCESPGNCTCLDGFEMSNETLLCEPICDNCTNGVCIAPDECKCNEGYDMRDADDEQRCTTVGVVQSSYFRHQRTFLCIFAVCATSIAALVFVSFKLKQRRPDAGLEKDGESIVFIWWRQIT, from the exons ATGCATATCCTGACTCAAGTTGTTTTAGTTTGCTTAGTGCATCCACTAGTGACCGGTCTCAAGTGTTGGATGAACGTGAA GACTCCCTACGTCAACTCTCGGGATCAGTACGTTTCAAGGCAGAGTACCTGCTCGTACAAGTGCTGGTCCGGCTGGTACAACACGCAGGTCAACTCTGACTACTACACCAAAAGCTGTGAGCTGGCCTACTTAACGGAATCCAGGTTGGTTTGCTGTGAAGGATACTTCGACTACGGTGGAGACTGCTACCCGGTGTGTAAGAGCGGATGCCCGAATGGACGCTGTACCGGACCGGATCAGTGTACTTGTAACGAGGGATACGTCAAAGTGCGGAATGAGTGTAAACCAAAGTGTTCAAGCTGCGTAAACGGACGCTGTGTTGCGCCGAATGAGTGTGTCTGCGACGAGGGATTCCGGAAAGACTCCAACGCGGCTTGTGTTCCAAGCTGTAAAGATGCTTGCATCGGGGGACTATGTGACCGGAATGGAAACTGTGCCTGCTCAAAGGAACAGTTTTTGAATCCGAAACTGTTGGAATTTGGTGTCCGCAATGGAACAGTTTGCACAGGAAGGTGCGACAAGCCTTGTCAGAATGGATACTGCGTGGGAAGAAATCGCTGTCAATGTCTCAACGGATATCAACCGTCTAAAGTTGATTCCTTCGCATGTACTCCCGTGTGTGATCCGAGCTATGTCGATTGCACCGGAGGAGTCTGTGTGGCACCAAATATCTGCATTTGTAAAACTGGCTACAAAATGATTTCGGGCAAGTGTGTTCCCGTTTGCGATCCGGAATGCATCAATGGAAACTGCGTGAGTCCCGGACAGTGTTACTGCTTTGAAGGGTTCGTCAAGACTCAAGAATTCGGCAACGAGTGCGTCCCAGTTTGTGATCCACCCTGCCAGAATGGCAGATGCGTTGGTTCAAATGTTTGCGAATGTTACGAAGGATATCATGTATCACCAGGAGGTAACAACATTTGCCAACCAGAATGTTCCAACTGCCAGGATGGAATCTGCGTAGCTCCTGATGTATGCGTTTGCAAAGAAGGATACGAGAAAAACTCTAGCGGATCCTGTGTACCAAGCTGCAACGATGTCTGCATCGGTGGGCACTGCAATGCTGAGCATGAATGCGTTTGTCCGGAGAATCACTATTTTAACCCCTACCTGTTGGAATTTGGAATCCGAAATGGTACTGTTTGCACTGGAAAGTGTGATCATCCTTGCGTCAATGGAATATGTGTGGGAATCAACAAGTGCGTGTGTTTTCACGGCTatcaaatatcaaaacaagATCCTTTCACATGTACTCCGGTTTGTGATCCTGACGACGTCGATTGCGCAAATGGAGTATGCAAGCAAGGCTTCCGGCTGGACCAGAACAAGTGTGTTCCCATTTGTGATCCGGAGTGCGTCAACGGTATATGTGAGAGTCCAGGGCAGTGTGCTTGCCTGCGCGGTTATCACAAGATTCGTGAATCTGACGTAGAATGCATCCCGACTTGTGAACCACCCTGTAGCAACGGAAAATGCGTGAGTCCGAATACCTGTGAGTGCTTCCATGGATTTGCGGATTCACCGGAAGTTGCGAACCAGTGTGATGCAGTATGTGATCCAAGCTACGCCAATTGTGACAACGGGACCTGCCTGGCTCCAAATTACTGTAAATGCAACGATGgctacatgttccaaaatgggCGCTGCGTTCCGAACTGTGATCCAGCTTGCATTAACGGAGAATGTTCGAATCCCAACGAGTGCGCTTGCTTGGATGGTTTCGTGAAGAATTCCGAAGATGTTTGCATCCCATCGTGCACTCCTCGTTGTGAAAACGGTGACTGCGTAGCCCCAAATACCTGCAAGTGCCACCGAGGATTCGAAATGATTTCGGAAAGGTGTAGTCCTACTTGCGATCCCATGTATATCGAATCTCAGAACGGACGATGTATTGCACCTAACGTTCTGCTTTGCGATGAAGGATTCGCACTGGAGTACGATTCCGGATCGATACGCTGCGCGCCGAGTTGTAATCCGTCGTGCACCAACGCTCGCTGTCTTTCGGATGGATCGTGCCAGTGCTTCGAGGGGTTTATCAAATCGTCTGCGGCGAGTAACGTGTGTGAACCTGCTTGCGTTCCTCCCTGTGTCAATTCCAGCTGTGTTCGACCCAATCAGTGCGAATGCTGGGAAGGACATCAAAGGGTGGACGACAATGCCTGCCGTCCAATTTGTGATCCTGCTGTGATGGATTGCACGTTTGGAAGTTGCATCGATGTTAATGTTTGTCTATGCTCCTCTGGTTATGCTCCAGCTTCTAGCGGGAACAATACCAGACACTGTAGTCCGACGTGTTCGCAACCCTGCAACAATGGAGTTTGCACTGCAccaaatgtatgtaaatgtcTTGCCGGTTACAATCGAACTGAATTCGATGAAGGATGCACTCCAGTGTGCGAGGAATCTTGCGAGAATGCAATCTGTTCGGCTCCAGATGTATGCAGTTGCCTGGACGGGTTCGTACCGTTGAACTCCACCGTTTGTACGGCGTTTTGCGATCCTACGATTGTGGACTGTTCCTTTGGAGATTGCGTTCGTCCGAACGAGTGTCGCTGCAGCGATGGGTATGAATTGGTGGACAATGGAACGATAGCAGGTTGTGATCCGGTTTGTGAAGATCTGCCAGAAAACGCTGATTGTTTGGAGCCAGGCAAGTTCATTTGCTGGGAGGGTTATTTGGAGATGAACAACAGCTGTGAACCAATCTGTGAGCAACCCTGTGGCAATGGAACCTGCATAAAGCCAAATGATTGCCAGTGTTGGGATGCTTATCAGCGGGATGAACTCGGTGCGTCGTGCGTATCTTTCTGCGAGATTCAGTGTGATGCTGCGAGCGGAACTTGCGAGGATAATCTCTGTTTATGTTATGAAGGATACGAAAACTTGGAAAATGTCTATAGATGTGATGCAGTTTGTACAAATTGCAGCAACGGTGTTTGCGAATCTCCTGGAAACTGTACGTGCCTAGATGGATTTGAGATGTCCAACGAAACATTGCTATGTGAACCGATCTGTGATAACTGCACAAACGGAGTTTGTATTGCTCCCGATGAATGCAAGTGCAACGAAGGTTATGACATGAGGGATGCAGATGACGAGCAACGCTGTACCACTGTGGGAGTAGTGCAGAGTAGCTACTTCCGCCATCAGCGAACCTTTTTGTGCATCTTTGCAGTTTGTGCAACAAGTATTGCAGCTCTGGTTTTCGTTTCGTTCAAACTGAAACAACGCAGACCTGACGCTGGATTAGAAAAAGATGGTGAGAGCATAGTTTTTATATGGTGGCGTCAAATAACATAG
- the LOC120430186 gene encoding fibrillin-2 isoform X2, with translation MHILTQVVLVCLVHPLVTGLKCWMNVKTPYVNSRDQYVSRQSTCSYKCWSGWYNTQVNSDYYTKSCELAYLTESRLVCCEGYFDYGGDCYPVCKSGCPNGRCTGPDQCTCNEGYVKVRNECKPKCSSCVNGRCVAPNECVCDEGFRKDSNAACVPSCKDACIGGLCDRNGNCACSKEQFLNPKLLEFGVRNGTVCTGRCDKPCQNGYCVGRNRCQCLNGYQPSKVDSFACTPVCDPSYVDCTGGVCVAPNICICKTGYKMISGKCVPVCDPECINGNCVSPGQCYCFEGFVKTQEFGNECVPVCDPPCQNGRCVGSNVCECYEGYHVSPGGNNICQPECSNCQDGICVAPDVCVCKEGYEKNSSGSCVPSCNDVCIGGHCNAEHECVCPENHYFNPYLLEFGIRNGTVCTGKCDHPCVNGICVGINKCVCFHGYQISKQDPFTCTPVCDPDDVDCANGVCKQGFRLDQNKCVPICDPECVNGICESPGQCACLRGYHKIRESDVECIPTCEPPCSNGKCVSPNTCECFHGFADSPEVANQCDAVCDPSYANCDNGTCLAPNYCKCNDGYMFQNGRCVPNCDPACINGECSNPNECACLDGFVKNSEDVCIPSCTPRCENGDCVAPNTCKCHRGFEMISERCSPTCDPMYIESQNGRCIAPNVLLCDEGFALEYDSGSIRCAPSCNPSCTNARCLSDGSCQCFEGFIKSSAASNVCEPACVPPCVNSSCVRPNQCECWEGHQRVDDNACRPICDPAVMDCTFGSCIDVNVCLCSSGYAPASSGNNTRHCSPTCSQPCNNGVCTAPNVCKCLAGYNRTEFDEGCTPVCEESCENAICSAPDVCSCLDGFVPLNSTVCTAFCDPTIVDCSFGDCVRPNECRCSDGYELVDNGTIAGCDPVCEDLPENADCLEPGKFICWEGYLEMNNSCEPICEQPCGNGTCIKPNDCQCWDAYQRDELGASCVSFCEIQCDAASGTCEDNLCLCYEGYENLENVYRCDAVCTNCSNGVCESPGNCTCLDGFEMSNETLLCEPICDNCTNGVCIAPDECKCNEGYDMRDADDEQRCTTVGVVQSSYFRHQRTFLCIFAVCATSIAALVFVSFKLKQRRPDAGLEKDGACVGESYEL, from the exons ATGCATATCCTGACTCAAGTTGTTTTAGTTTGCTTAGTGCATCCACTAGTGACCGGTCTCAAGTGTTGGATGAACGTGAA GACTCCCTACGTCAACTCTCGGGATCAGTACGTTTCAAGGCAGAGTACCTGCTCGTACAAGTGCTGGTCCGGCTGGTACAACACGCAGGTCAACTCTGACTACTACACCAAAAGCTGTGAGCTGGCCTACTTAACGGAATCCAGGTTGGTTTGCTGTGAAGGATACTTCGACTACGGTGGAGACTGCTACCCGGTGTGTAAGAGCGGATGCCCGAATGGACGCTGTACCGGACCGGATCAGTGTACTTGTAACGAGGGATACGTCAAAGTGCGGAATGAGTGTAAACCAAAGTGTTCAAGCTGCGTAAACGGACGCTGTGTTGCGCCGAATGAGTGTGTCTGCGACGAGGGATTCCGGAAAGACTCCAACGCGGCTTGTGTTCCAAGCTGTAAAGATGCTTGCATCGGGGGACTATGTGACCGGAATGGAAACTGTGCCTGCTCAAAGGAACAGTTTTTGAATCCGAAACTGTTGGAATTTGGTGTCCGCAATGGAACAGTTTGCACAGGAAGGTGCGACAAGCCTTGTCAGAATGGATACTGCGTGGGAAGAAATCGCTGTCAATGTCTCAACGGATATCAACCGTCTAAAGTTGATTCCTTCGCATGTACTCCCGTGTGTGATCCGAGCTATGTCGATTGCACCGGAGGAGTCTGTGTGGCACCAAATATCTGCATTTGTAAAACTGGCTACAAAATGATTTCGGGCAAGTGTGTTCCCGTTTGCGATCCGGAATGCATCAATGGAAACTGCGTGAGTCCCGGACAGTGTTACTGCTTTGAAGGGTTCGTCAAGACTCAAGAATTCGGCAACGAGTGCGTCCCAGTTTGTGATCCACCCTGCCAGAATGGCAGATGCGTTGGTTCAAATGTTTGCGAATGTTACGAAGGATATCATGTATCACCAGGAGGTAACAACATTTGCCAACCAGAATGTTCCAACTGCCAGGATGGAATCTGCGTAGCTCCTGATGTATGCGTTTGCAAAGAAGGATACGAGAAAAACTCTAGCGGATCCTGTGTACCAAGCTGCAACGATGTCTGCATCGGTGGGCACTGCAATGCTGAGCATGAATGCGTTTGTCCGGAGAATCACTATTTTAACCCCTACCTGTTGGAATTTGGAATCCGAAATGGTACTGTTTGCACTGGAAAGTGTGATCATCCTTGCGTCAATGGAATATGTGTGGGAATCAACAAGTGCGTGTGTTTTCACGGCTatcaaatatcaaaacaagATCCTTTCACATGTACTCCGGTTTGTGATCCTGACGACGTCGATTGCGCAAATGGAGTATGCAAGCAAGGCTTCCGGCTGGACCAGAACAAGTGTGTTCCCATTTGTGATCCGGAGTGCGTCAACGGTATATGTGAGAGTCCAGGGCAGTGTGCTTGCCTGCGCGGTTATCACAAGATTCGTGAATCTGACGTAGAATGCATCCCGACTTGTGAACCACCCTGTAGCAACGGAAAATGCGTGAGTCCGAATACCTGTGAGTGCTTCCATGGATTTGCGGATTCACCGGAAGTTGCGAACCAGTGTGATGCAGTATGTGATCCAAGCTACGCCAATTGTGACAACGGGACCTGCCTGGCTCCAAATTACTGTAAATGCAACGATGgctacatgttccaaaatgggCGCTGCGTTCCGAACTGTGATCCAGCTTGCATTAACGGAGAATGTTCGAATCCCAACGAGTGCGCTTGCTTGGATGGTTTCGTGAAGAATTCCGAAGATGTTTGCATCCCATCGTGCACTCCTCGTTGTGAAAACGGTGACTGCGTAGCCCCAAATACCTGCAAGTGCCACCGAGGATTCGAAATGATTTCGGAAAGGTGTAGTCCTACTTGCGATCCCATGTATATCGAATCTCAGAACGGACGATGTATTGCACCTAACGTTCTGCTTTGCGATGAAGGATTCGCACTGGAGTACGATTCCGGATCGATACGCTGCGCGCCGAGTTGTAATCCGTCGTGCACCAACGCTCGCTGTCTTTCGGATGGATCGTGCCAGTGCTTCGAGGGGTTTATCAAATCGTCTGCGGCGAGTAACGTGTGTGAACCTGCTTGCGTTCCTCCCTGTGTCAATTCCAGCTGTGTTCGACCCAATCAGTGCGAATGCTGGGAAGGACATCAAAGGGTGGACGACAATGCCTGCCGTCCAATTTGTGATCCTGCTGTGATGGATTGCACGTTTGGAAGTTGCATCGATGTTAATGTTTGTCTATGCTCCTCTGGTTATGCTCCAGCTTCTAGCGGGAACAATACCAGACACTGTAGTCCGACGTGTTCGCAACCCTGCAACAATGGAGTTTGCACTGCAccaaatgtatgtaaatgtcTTGCCGGTTACAATCGAACTGAATTCGATGAAGGATGCACTCCAGTGTGCGAGGAATCTTGCGAGAATGCAATCTGTTCGGCTCCAGATGTATGCAGTTGCCTGGACGGGTTCGTACCGTTGAACTCCACCGTTTGTACGGCGTTTTGCGATCCTACGATTGTGGACTGTTCCTTTGGAGATTGCGTTCGTCCGAACGAGTGTCGCTGCAGCGATGGGTATGAATTGGTGGACAATGGAACGATAGCAGGTTGTGATCCGGTTTGTGAAGATCTGCCAGAAAACGCTGATTGTTTGGAGCCAGGCAAGTTCATTTGCTGGGAGGGTTATTTGGAGATGAACAACAGCTGTGAACCAATCTGTGAGCAACCCTGTGGCAATGGAACCTGCATAAAGCCAAATGATTGCCAGTGTTGGGATGCTTATCAGCGGGATGAACTCGGTGCGTCGTGCGTATCTTTCTGCGAGATTCAGTGTGATGCTGCGAGCGGAACTTGCGAGGATAATCTCTGTTTATGTTATGAAGGATACGAAAACTTGGAAAATGTCTATAGATGTGATGCAGTTTGTACAAATTGCAGCAACGGTGTTTGCGAATCTCCTGGAAACTGTACGTGCCTAGATGGATTTGAGATGTCCAACGAAACATTGCTATGTGAACCGATCTGTGATAACTGCACAAACGGAGTTTGTATTGCTCCCGATGAATGCAAGTGCAACGAAGGTTATGACATGAGGGATGCAGATGACGAGCAACGCTGTACCACTGTGGGAGTAGTGCAGAGTAGCTACTTCCGCCATCAGCGAACCTTTTTGTGCATCTTTGCAGTTTGTGCAACAAGTATTGCAGCTCTGGTTTTCGTTTCGTTCAAACTGAAACAACGCAGACCTGACGCTGGATTAGAAAAAGATG GTGCATGCGTCGGTGAATCCTATGAACTGTAG